A single genomic interval of Armigeres subalbatus isolate Guangzhou_Male chromosome 1, GZ_Asu_2, whole genome shotgun sequence harbors:
- the LOC134208181 gene encoding TP53-regulated inhibitor of apoptosis 1-like: MNSIGENCTELKKKYDTCFNQWFSERFLKGDADDSVCAPLFRVYQQCVKDAMKTHQIEFKEIESDYLGSSKEQKVPPKNDGSS, encoded by the exons ATGAACAGCATTGGTGAAAATTGTACCGAGTTGAAAAAGAAGTACGACACGTGTTTCAATCAGTGGTTTTCGGAGCGCTTCCTGAAGGGAGATGCCGACGACTCGGTGTGTGCGCCCCTGTTTCGAGTGTACCAGCAGTGTGTGAAG GACGCCATGAAAACCCATCAGATCGAGTTCAAGGAGATCGAGAGCGACTACCTGGGCTCGTCCAAGGagcagaaagttcctccaaagaACGACGGTTCCAGCTGA